Below is a window of Manis javanica isolate MJ-LG chromosome 2, MJ_LKY, whole genome shotgun sequence DNA.
TctgtttcttatttaaaaacagtgcaaaaattataaaataatttgactaTATAGGGGCAAATTTTCTGAATATTaggaaataaaatccagaaaCATATATGTAGGATCTCCATAATCATacacagtattattcataattcaATTGCTCACCATTATTTCTTGCACTCCCTCTGGGTTCTTGCTAAACTACATACTTTGCTAGCAGTAGAGCATACTTTTTCAGTAAGGGACCTTGGGTGTAAACACTTTAGGCTCTtgtatgttttttaatgtatttattttaacccTACTCTTTAAAGAGAGTCTGGCTTGGTGGTGAATTCCAGATTGACAGTTGTTTTCCCTCAGCATTTTGAGTCCACGACACACACCACTGCCTTCTGACATCTATTGTTAATGAAAGTTCTACTTGTTGATTTGTCATTTCTTTGTATGTAATCCATTTTCTCTATTCTGTAcatatattttctataattatatatttctttGCTTAATGTTTTTACAGTTATGTTACAGCGTTTCTaggtaaagatttatttttattttcttgctaatCATTCAGTGAGGTGAAGTTTTCCATTTTGAGGTttcatgtttctttgtttctgaaaaattaccagtcattttattttcaaacatcatctttttcccattttattttctttcagcaattGCCACTGGATATGTTTCTGAACTCATTCTACCCTTCCATTACTCTTAACTTCTTTCAAACTCTGTTGCCCTATTGCGCTATTGTCTAGAAGATTCTCTCTCAGTGCTATCTTCCAACTCACTAATCTTCTCTTAGGATATATCCAGTATACCACTGAGATGGTTTACTGAGGTTTATTAATACCGTTTTGCTTTCAATTACCATATTTTTCAAGATTtccaatttgttctttttcaaatcttcctGTTCTTATTTCATAGATGCTACTTCCTTCCTCATTTTTTGAGCAGCGAACATACTTTTAAGTTATCAGACTGATCTCTATATCCTCAGGTGTTAATTCTTCCATTTGCTGTATTTACCAACTATTTTTATAATTGACTCCAtatatgtttagatttttctaaaGAGCTGTTCTtgtttggaagttcttcataCACACGCTTTCTCTTCATAAGATCCATATTTGCCTCAGCCTTGGTCCAGGTGGATTCCATAGTTCCAAAGCAGGTCTTACATTGGCAGGTCATTTGGATCTTTTACTCCTTATTCATGGCTTAATTTGGACCTCCCATGCATAATGTATAGCCTCAGTTCCTATGTTCCAAGGTGCCTATGATTCTTCACTTTCCATGTATAAATTCAGTGCTctcaaaagtaaaatctgcatGCAAGATATTGTAATGaactacatattttatttaagaagtTACTTTTTTTGGATAGTCAACCTGAGGGTAAATTATCAAAGACCTATGAACTAGAGGGGGAGAAATAACACCGGGCATCTCCTGGCTCTCTACAAATCTCTTCTCACTATTGTATTTTATGTTTATGAATGAATCTGCAGTATAGTGCTTCCACTTCACAATCCCTTTATAGTATCTCCATTCCAGATCCTTTAGATccatgaattgttttcctgaaaagaatcatattttgaaagaatCACTTGATAGTGTTATTTAACCTTCAGTAATTCAGAGATGCTCCATGGACACACCACACTGTGTAGCCATCCCCTTCTGTAGAAAGCTGTTTCTGAAGCTTTATAAACTAAGGGGGGAACCCAAGGTGTTCATCTGATTAAAGGCCTCCTCCAAATAGGAAAGTGCATGGGTCTGGCTAATGGGGCTGGAGCAGGTCCTGCAGGTCCATAGAGCAAATAAGCACAAGCTCTGGCCTACTTGTGATGGGCAGCTTTACCACTCTTGTGTGGTGATATGTGAGCAGATGACTTATGGCCCCGATTCTGCCCCTGCATCAATCAGGCCTCCATCTTGTACTGGGAAGGGCCTGGGTTTCCCTGAGTCTGCCTGGCAAGAAGTCTTTCTGCATGTTCTGTATGTGCCTCAAGTAGGAGTTTGGGGCCTGGGACTGTTCCTCTAGTTCATATCATCCCTAGTGGAACAGATACTGATGGTGGCCATGGTGTTCCACAGTCCCTCCCAAGGGCCAGGTGCCAAGTTTCAGGGAACTTCAGAAGATCTTGGCAGGCCTGGCATTGCAAAAACTggtgacagaaggaaggaaagagacttTTGGCTTATTTTGATACCAAAAAGCTTTACGTGTTGATTTGTGGTAGACTCTATAGGCTGGCTCACTTCATGCCTGTTAAAAATCTTTGTTGCCTTCCTTTACTGCAGAAACCAGAAAGAGCTAAGATCTGTATTCCCCAGCCTTTCACCAAGGGGTGGCTATTAGACTCAGGTCTGGCCCGTGAGCTGTGGGGAGAAGTCCTCTGAGGATGGTGATCTGAGGAAAGCACCTGAGGAGGCTTTGCTCCCCTATTAAAAGGGTTCAGAAGTAGCCAAAAGGGTCCTTTGTCCTAGTGCCCTCTTCTGCCTAGAATGTGGCCACAGTGCCTGGAGGTAAAGGACATGTCTTTTGGCCATGAAGACAAAAGTCACATTAAAAAAGTGGTGGAGCCTCAGTCCTTGGTAACATCAGAAAGCATTGCTCTAGCCCTGGTCTAACGGCCCCAGACTTCTAAGGATACAGGAAAAATAACTCTAGCTGGTCAAAAATAACTCTGCCATTCTTGGTCAAACATTCCTAGCCTACATGGTCACACAGAATGTGGCCTTAGTAAGAGTAGCTCTCCTATGATAGGAGCAAAACAAGATGACAGCACCCactctcttttcctcctccagtGCTTGGTGTTAGTAAGGATATGTTCGATAATATTCTTTGGTATACCAGGAGTTCTAAAGTTCATCTGCACTGAGAATACTTTAGGGGCTGGCTGGCTGATAAATGGTAGTACTACTAGGCAATGTAGGACAGCAAAAGATGAATTGTTGCAATACCAGTGAAACCAAAGGAATTACTAGATATTTTTCCTATGGATCCCTACCTGGCTTCATGCACATTCTTGGAATATAAAAGATATGCACCAGAAATTCTACCTACAGGATCTGAGGAATGAGGTCatggaaacagagaaaaaaactcCCCCACAGAGTCTCGAGGCCACATAAGAGGCCCCCGGAGGTTAGGTGGGCAGCAGACAAGCCGTGCACTGGGTGGAAGGGGCAACTTGGCTTCTTTGGGTGGCAAAACCATCAATGCTCAAGCCTACAATAATTCCTCAATGggcttttcttctcctcctccttctttccctttttaagaATTAAGGATTCAGTCTTCAGCATCATAAAGCTATTTATAATAGTAATTAAAGTAGTGATAACATTTGTACCCTTATAAAAGTACCACAGAATTCAAATCACAACTCAGATCTTCAAGGATTCAGCATCTATCTTACAGAATAAGGGTTTGGTCAGTTTTAAGATGAAATGCTTCTGGATCTGCTGTCCCATTACTGATTCCCATGCTTTCTCCTCTCTGGCCTCAGACTTAAGCTCTGCACTATTGTGGATTATCTAGACCATTCCTACAATTGCCTTAATTCGTACTTCTTCTACCTGGGCTCCAAAACACACAAAGTATGACTCTATCAAAGGAATCTGAAACCTGCATTAGACTTTGTCAAAACATCAATGTAGGGAATTATAACAAAGACTTATCCAGGATTCTGGACCAAAGATGATCAGAGTAATCAATCCCTCCCTTTAAatcttttccttctgtctttcccactatttttaatataaaagtggAGGTGTCAAAATATTTGCTGTGCAAATGGTTTTATCTTGACTCTAGAACATATTTAGAGGGGctcaaatattttacattattgaTTTAATCTATTTTTTATAGCTACACAGAATGGTAAAATATGACCTCCCTCATTACATTAGGAAAATGGAGACTATATGAATAAGATACTCATTTCTCCTTAAAATCACtaatatatgttttataattagTACAGAAGTAAAGGAGATGAAGTTCAAGAGTTAGTGCTTGGATCTGGGATTTCACCCTGGAATGTTTGATTTTCTGCTATCTCACATTGCTACTCTAGGCAGCAAGAACATCAGCCACGAACTACGGATGAGCAAGATTTCCATGGGTCAGTCTTTGACTATTTGGGCTCTAGAAATCTAGGTTAATTTTGTAGTAAGATTTCCACCCATTTTCTCCTTCATGGCCTCATTTGTTTCAATTACCTCGATCAGCTAATAAGTATTGAGGAACTTCATCCTTAAAGACAAACTTTTCCTGCGGGACACTGGAAATGCCCTCTCTTTGTAATGTTTTGGTGCCCTGAATCTTCTGTGTGGGGACTGGTGGCAAGGAGCTGGAGTGATCGATGAGAATCTCAAGAGGTGAGGTGTGGTTGGGTGCAGGGATCCCACACTGAGCGAGTCTCTGCTGGGATTTCCAGAGTCTTGCCCCCAGAGACAGCGTGCTGGCCAGTAAGCTGCAGGGCAGGAGCTCCGCCAGAGATTCTggattttcctcctcctccctaacCTCCTTGCACATGAAAACAGGCTGGGGGTCTTCCGCTCTCAGGTCAGCTCCCTCGGGGAATGGCACGCCACTGAGGTTGGGACTAAGTATCTTCTGTGCTTCACTAGGTGAGATACTGAGAGTTTTTAGGAGATTTGATTTCTTGTTCTCGTTATTAAAATTGTCCACGAATGCACATAATTCTGGCAGctgtggagaaaaaagcaggaagtcAAGAGATGGGTGACAATGTAATCATCCGGCAGACCCACAAGCCCCAGCACAAACAGGATAACCATTAACCGTGAAAAGAGaagcatcttcttttttttttaattttattaaggtatgattgatatacactcttttgaaggtttcacatgaaaaacaaagtggttactacattcacccatattgtcaagtccccacccataccccaatgcagtcactgtccatcagtgcaggtTGCCAGAGATCAACTAtgttccttctctgtgatacactgttctccccatgatcccccacaccatgtgtactaaacataatatccctcagtccccttctcccaccctccccacccgccctccgacacccctcccccttggtaaccactagttgattcttggaatctctgagtctgctgccattttgttccttcagttttggagAAGCATCTTCTTTTAGTTGGGAAGACCTCTTTGCCTAAATAAACCAACTCAGTAGTGGCAATTCAGGGCAGGATCAAATCTCAGATTCATTCCCCAAAAGGGGTATAATTTAGACACATCACTTAAACCCTCTGTTATAAAATGAGTGCATTAGACATGGACTCTTAAGTCTGTAAGATCTTTCCAGTTCTAAAATTCTGTGAGTTACCTTGGGGAGAGAGACAGCGATGGGGGTTTTCAAACTTTGTTTTGAGTAAGGCTGTATTTCTCTTAAGGAACAAAGGGAGCCAGATAATCTAGATATCAAAGCTTCATCGTAGTGTCTGAAGGGTTCAGAATGTTCAGAAATGTAGTGCAAAAGGGCTGGAATGTTTTAGCAAAGCAAATGGTTACATCATGGGGTGTTTAGGACTAGTTGGCAGAAAAGACATTAAATGCTTCCCCACAATACCTGTCTGTATTTAAAATCCTACGTGGAAGGAATAACATTTTACTTTCTAGAGCATCCTGCCTACTGATTCCATTCTTCCTGAGAGGCTTCATAGGCCATTTAGCTGGAAGGCCAACGTGAGCGCCCAATATGGGTCATTTAGCCCAATGCCGTTTCCCTCCCATCCTCATCAGTTCTATTCCAAGAGCAACAAATATGAAGTGGCCTAAGGTTGGCAAGCGGCTCTTCCAAACTCATGACCATTATCATAAAAACAGCTCAGCTCTCCTTCCTGTCCACTGAGGTGTTGCATTTTGCAGTGACAAAAAGCTCAAGTCACTGAAGGGAAATTTCGGTTTCCTAGGCCCCCAGGTATGTCACTAGGTATTCAGTAGTTCAAGTTTTTACAACTTTTAAATACAAAGCTTCCTGTGCACAAAATGACAGCATTGTAAGCATATCCGGCACCCCTGGGGGACTCTGCAGTCTCGGCCTCTGCAGCTGGGTCGGGGTCCCTGAGGAGCACTGTGCTGGGGCTTTGCTCCCTGACCCCTGAGGAATGCAGTGtaaggggagaggaaaagaacGATTAAACAATCGTATGAAATATGAAGGGGGAGGGCAATGTTTTTACATCTTCAGGATTTGTAAGTGGgacccttttaaaattttttatcatttaaattttccttttgttttctccttactGTAGGTCTGTCAGATTAATCATATTTCaaccaaatattttctctgaaacaCTTCAAGTTCTTATGTTATTCTGGCATTTAATACTAGTTCAAATAATCCTTTATggattacttaatttttttgtcttaGACACATTTTGATCAACTTTTAGTTTAACTGAAGAAAAACTCACCTACATCCTTACCGGGAAAACATACTTTTTATTCATAAGAAAAAGTTAATAAGAACAATAACTAACACTTGAAATAATTTGCTGTGGACCAAATAGACTAATAGGCATTTCACAGATACGATTTTGTTTAATCCCTTTGTGAGGGATTAAAAATGGCCATGGGATCTTTCCAACTGGTCTCGTCCATAAGGGACAGTTAAATCCACTCCCATGTATGATCCTGGATGGTCTTATGCCGGCTTTGAGTGACAGCATGACGTATGAAGTGACATTGCGTGACTGTCAGAGCCTAAGTCTTAAGAAGCTCTGTGGCCTCACTTCACATTCTTGGAAGCCAGAGTCATGGTGTCAAATGGCCCAGCCACCCTTCTGGAGAGACCACATGGAGTCGACAGCTGGCGCCAACCAGTAGATGTGAAAAATGTAGTCATCTTGAATCACTGCCCCATGATGACTACAGCTACGTACATGACCCTAGTTGATCCTGAAAGGGGAAGAACCACCACCCAGCTGAGCCAGCAGGCTCCAACCTTATGGGAAATAATGAATTACAGTTGTTTCAAGACACTGTTCCtagtggattgctatatactgatGAATAGCAAATAAATTTCACAATGCTTAACATTCTTGGTTTAATTTATTCCACTGAAACCTCTGTTTGTAGGTAGGGGAATGTATGCGGGAAAACATCTCCGGGGTACCACTGCACCCTGACTGGTAGCTGCGGGGACGGGATGAGTGTCAGAGATGAACCGAAGCGCTCACTTGGTGTTTGGGATGAGGCAAAACACTTAggttcctcctccttccccagcaaAACAGGAAAACCCAGGGCTTatgtattcaaatatatatttattctgaGATACTTATCATATATCTAGCTACCAGTCATTTGGAGAGAGATCTCCAAATACATTACCACTACTGTATCTACTGTTTCAATATGTAGGACAAAAAAGGCAATATAATGCAGCAGGCACACCCCGTTTCCTACATTTGGACAGTGGCTTCGCAGACATGTCTATCCCTGGAGCACTTAAAACAAAATGACTGTACTTTCCCTTTCCCTAACCTGCTTCCTCTAAGACCTCCCAGTGCCTCCTGGCCAGCCACTCCTGTACCTGCCGAGGTGTCCTTCATCCCGAGGCGCTGCCTTCTCCCATTCCCAAGAGAcaattcatttttctcccttctccttcccttagGAGAGGGCTAGATTTAACCTCCCACTACATGTACATACTGATCTTCAATCATTGGTGCCACCTCAGATAAATGATTTCCAACTTTAGTGGCCAGCCCTGCAATTCTATATCCATAGATTCAAAGCAATACCTAAGACATGTGTGCTCACTGTACCACAGTGAGATTGACAACAGGGAGTGTGGCACAAGGAAACGTAGTTTCTTGCTGATCGTCATTACTGGATTACTATTAAGGACGCTTCCCTCTTGTTGAAGGGTCAGGATACAGAATGCTAAAATAGATAATCAGGCAAAAAGATGCTTTTATCTACTTTCATGCTTACTTGACTCACATACTCTTTACCTTAGACCTTTCTTTTGAGCCAAGCCAATGCCTAAACCTTGGTTAGCCCTGTAATCCAGCCTCTCATGAGAGTGTGCCTGGAGAAGTCATGAAAATAGAGCCAAGAAGCCTGTTTATAGCTTCTTGCAACTTGAGGGAGCCTCTGCATGGGCTCTTGAGCACTTCTAGTCATCCTTTGTTATTTCCAGGAATTCCTACAATAAATTCTAGTTTTCCTAAGAAGAGCAAGGGTATCTCACAGGAAACCAGTGGGTTACCCTCTTCTCCATTTGCACTCACACCCAACCTTTCATCGCCCTCCACCCCAGAGGGAGGGCTCTCTCTGCTCATCTATAGTAACTCTCTGACACAGGGTGGTCTATTTGACTCTCCTCCTAACTCCTGTGGAATATTTCCCCTTCATCAGGGAAACAACTTCTCTGTCTCCATTATTCTTTTATCTTAAATCTCATCTTCCTCACTGGCTCCCTTTTGTCTTTGCAGGCATAAAATACCTTCCATTTGGGGGAAAAATCCAACTTCTCTTACTCTGATGCTAGCACAAACTCTTGAACCTTCATCTCTCCTCTATTTCTgtgcttattattttttatattctcctGATCTGATCTTCAGTATAATATTTCAGTTGGGTGGAGACATGAAGTTGCTTATAAGGGGAAATCACAAAGGCATATACTCTCTGAACCTAGAATTTCCACAtctaaatattatgtatttttatatttgtacacTTGACAATGAGATGTGAggttattcactgcagcattgtatGCAGCAACATTGTTTGCAGCTTGGAAACAAACTGAGCTTCCTAAGAGAATGGGACCCAAGATAATCTCTATGTCTATTGACAGTGTGAAGGATCAGTTATGGTTTTTCATACAACAAAACAATCTTCAGCAAAGGTTTCTGTACTCTATGTCTCACATATGAGCAAACCTAATCTATAAGGTTAGGGGTCAGCAGAGGTTTCATCTTGGGAGGGGGTCAGTGCTGGTATGGAGCATGAAAATTCCATAGTTCTGGTAATGTATGTTTATTTGATCTCAATGTCAGTTGTATTTGACTTACAGAAATTTATTGAGCTATATCTCCAAAAGTTATGCACATTTCTGCATCTATAGTACACATCAATGAAAACTTTACCTAAGGGGGAGAAAAGCACTTtctagagaaaagggaagaaagccAAGAAAAATCCATTCATGCTGTTTTTGGGCCTGGATATAACTGTCAATAGTGAatgattaatgataacagaaaggATCCAGCAGTGATAAGCTGATACCACAAAGCAGGAGAAAAATGTTGGAAGAGAAGAGAAGCATAAAGCAAGCACAATCTAGGTTAAGGGAATTCTACAATAAAACACAAGGAACCATGGTTGAGAATCATTAACTGTAACTGGTTCACTGGAATTCATTatatcctttctttcctttttaaaacatttgcaatttttccagaataaataattttttaaaatgcatagttTGTGGATGGAGATTACCAAGGAAACAACAATTCTATAATACAAATGatctgaaggaaaaataaaacatgggtTCTGTGCAAAAGAAgtcaaagaaggaaaacaatatgCTGAAAAAAGGACAAAGAGGTTAAGACTCTAAGAAGATGataattatagaaaataataaagacccAGCATACATATATCTGGTCTTACTAAGGAAGATAAAGGaacaaaatgtgaaaatgtaTAATAGTTTTTGGCTTTACTAAATTAAAGGACCATAATAATTCATTGTgactctaaaaataataatagaaaacgATGAAGGTGGAGCCATAtgttatcaagaaaaataataatcattgcAAACATTAATAGTATTTACTATGGGCCAGACACTGCTCTGAGTTCTTTTATAGATTAACTAATTTGATCCTCATTAAAATCCTATGAGTAGATGcttattagctccattttacaaataaggaaccTGGTTAGGTTAAGAATACAGATTAGGACTACAGAATGGCAAggatgaaaacattaaaattatttcatgttgGCGAGCTGATGGGAAGTGGCAAGCTTACATAGAACATTTGGTGGAGTGCCCATTGGTACACCCTCTTGGCAATTTGGCAATAACTTTTATGATTTAAGTGTTCTTTTTTGTGACTCTACATGTGTTTCTTAAAGCAGTTTCCTGTATGAATTATTGACCGTGTGTAAGTTAGGAATCAGTTTCCTCATGCAGCATTGTTTATTGCaacaagaaatgaagagaattaaCATAATGTGCAGAAGAAAAGCAGGGGTAAGAcaagaggaggcagagaaggttCTGATGTCATTCAACTTCCTGGTGCCCATCATTGCTGAGACAGGCACCATAGTGCACCACTGGGCCCCTGCACTGTGGTAAGGTTTGCCAAAAAATTCCCTTTCTTCCTTATGATCATTTATATttgggccccacccccagcccaatTATGACAAATATACTTCATGTGAAAAAGATTTCCAAATCACGAAAAAGATGGACAgttcatattagaaaaaaaataatagaagaactGTCAAAAGACTTGAGGAAATTCGCACAATTAAAGATGAACAAAGTCAATAAACATATAAAGATATGTTCAATTCCCTGGAAGTTAGATACATGTAAACTGAGATTTTAATATCACTAGATTGGTAAATGGGAAAATAGTGAAAATGTCCATTCATGGGGGGGTGTGGAGAAATTGGGACTCTCATTCAATGTTAGCAGAAGTAAAAATTAGCTCAAACTTTAGAGAAAAACTGGGCAATGTTAGAATATGTGGGCTGTTGAAACCAATAGTAGTCTTCTATCGATATGTGTTAAAGAACAACCAGAAAATGGTGCAAAGGTTCCTCATTTTATGTGTTCATGATATTAAAAAGCTGAAATAGGGGacgaagtaaatttaaaaattatttaaattaccaTGCCatgtaaccattaaaaataaaaaggtaacttaaaaaaatattttcctcattaaatgaaaacatgtagTAGTAGATCCATATGAAGAATTTGAtctcatttcttttcaaaatacagcGATAGTAAAGGCGTATATATTCATTGTAAAATCTCAGAGGGAATCATTCTCCAGTGGTAGTCCACAAGTGTTTGATTTAGAGTGAAACTTTTACTGCtgttgtatttaaatttttttctttcatgaagtattacaataaaaatagaaagcacTCCTAGTTGGATGTCAGGGAGTGATATAAGAAAGATGTGTCTAGAAATATGTTTCCATGGATGTTCAATAGAGTATTatgtataatagaaaaaaatgggaaacaacctaaatgtccaaagATGAACAAATTAGGGGAAATCATTAAGTggtacagaaatattaaataactgaaaaattttttaatggttttgatACTAAAGAAAAACAGACACTAAAAGAGTATTTATATATGATCCTGTTTTATCCAAAAATCCTATGTGTTTCACTTTAAAATGTTCACAATAGTTCTATTTAGGGTAGGGCAGATGGTGAATCATTTGTCTTCTCCTTATGATTCGTTGTGCTTTTATACACTTAACAATGAGCATTTATTACCTTTACAATTTAAAAACCCCACGTTTAAatccagcaggaggaaaagagaaagaagaacgaAGGAGGGCGGCTGTCTGTAGAAATCGCACCCGGTCGGAGACCAGCCACTGTGTCTCCCCCTGACCACGGGGTCAGATGAGGGAGGCCCGGGGAGGTAGCTCGTTGTACTGCCTGAGGTCCAGGTGACAGGACCGGTTCTAATTCAACAGAGACAAAGGATTTGTGCTGACCTGGTGCTGGAGGTGGGAGTGAATGCCAGTGGGCATCAGGTTTCTTTCCAGGACAATAGAAAAGTTCTAACACTATGGGGATGGGTGAACAACTCGGTAAATTAACGACATCACTGACATGTGTACTAAAAGgaatgaattttatttaagtCAATTATATAACCatgaagttgttttaaaaaaggagacaagtcaaatgacagaaaaacaaaacaaaactggtcAGCTATCTTGTGATCTGCCTGAAGAACACTATTAACACACGGGCAGGGGCCCGCTGGGCACCCGTGAGAGGGGCGGGTCTACACGTGGGCAGCCTCCAGCCCTGCTCTGCTCGGCCCTCCTGAGCAGATGTGTCAGATGATGGAGCGACCGGGCTGAACAAACCTGGGCCCCTGACCATACGTAATGGCTCTGAATACTAGCCACACTGGATGTGCTGCAGAACTTGAATTTTAAGTTCCAAGAACTTGAATTTATTATCGCATTTAATCCTCTCATCAACTAAATCTCTGACGCGGATGCAattataatctccattttacagataaggaagtggGTGCGGAGAGGGTGAGCACCTTGCTGTATGTAACAGCTGAGAAGTAATGAATCTAGGATGAAACAGGGAGTCCTTCTACAGAATCcacatctttatatattatgcTATTGTGCATAAATGTGATTATGTCACATCATATTTTTCAGtgtcattttatttgattttcctCTGTGTCCCTTCCAGATCAGAGAGCATCATTGCTTTTTCCTCTGAAGCCCCCAAGTGCGTGTGGCCACCTGGAGAGGTTACGGGGTTCTGTGCTGTGGGAACGCTGGTCCAAGCGAGAAGAGGGCTCCTTGGGAAGGTGAGAGCTCACAAGGGCCTGAGGGTTTGCCTGGACTAGATTAGCTTTGGCCTGATTTCTTACCAAAATACCTAGTGGACTTTCCTGGAGATTTCCCTGAATTCCTTAGCCTTGAAATCGGTCTGTGTACAGGACCCCCTGCCTGGTGTAGcggctggcacacagtgggttctCAGTTATCACAGGCCTTCTGCCTGGGTTGTTAGAAGGTGGACTGCATATAACGAGTTTTACTGATTAGGGAATACAAAATGTGATTCATTACTATTAATTAGAACATAATCAGAGTTGGAAACATGGATCAATTTGGCA
It encodes the following:
- the C2H9orf153 gene encoding uncharacterized protein C9orf153 homolog, with the protein product GRSNSRRPRREPTAWRRPWRRRHLRVGVSPTRRRTGPAWWPLAVYGPRVEAACLLDQSARRVGPALGARARWGASPRRSYSPEVKTEGELRVRYLEEENRGQRQWGAKWCPNRDLRAGKLLKIVDTLPELCAFVDNFNNENKKSNLLKTLSISPSEAQKILSPNLSGVPFPEGADLRAEDPQPVFMCKEVREEEENPESLAELLPCSLLASTLSLGARLWKSQQRLAQCGIPAPNHTSPLEILIDHSSSLPPVPTQKIQGTKTLQREGISSVPQEKFVFKDEVPQYLLADRGKQFMDLKDLEWRYYKGIVKWKHYTADSFINIKYNSEKRFVESQEMPGVISPPLVHRSLIIYPQVDYPKKVTS